Proteins from a genomic interval of Hydrogenophaga sp. PAMC20947:
- a CDS encoding low molecular weight protein-tyrosine-phosphatase, whose protein sequence is MKSTVPDTTAPYRVLFVCMGNICRSPTAHGVFETMVVRAGLGKRVQVDSAGTHSYHAGATPDARSQEHALKRGYDLSGQRARQLRASDFDDFDLVLAMDWDNLALAQAMCPPQHVRKLRRLAEFFEQHDSAVVPDPYLGGTQGFEDVLDLVEDGCTGLLRHVQQQLRAPWADPE, encoded by the coding sequence ATGAAGTCAACCGTCCCCGACACCACCGCCCCCTACCGCGTTTTGTTTGTCTGCATGGGCAACATCTGTCGAAGCCCCACGGCCCACGGTGTGTTTGAGACGATGGTGGTTCGCGCTGGTCTGGGCAAACGGGTGCAGGTGGACTCAGCGGGCACGCACAGCTACCACGCAGGCGCCACACCGGATGCGCGCAGCCAGGAACACGCGCTCAAACGCGGCTACGACCTGTCCGGCCAACGGGCGCGCCAGCTTCGCGCCAGCGACTTTGATGACTTTGATCTGGTGTTGGCCATGGACTGGGACAACCTGGCACTGGCGCAAGCCATGTGCCCGCCGCAACACGTGCGCAAGCTGCGCAGACTGGCCGAATTTTTCGAGCAGCACGACAGCGCCGTGGTGCCCGATCCCTACCTGGGGGGCACGCAGGGCTTCGAAGATGTGCTGGATCTGGTGGAGGACGGTTGCACTGGCTTGCTGCGTCATGTGCAACAGCAACTGCGGGCGCCTTGGGCGGATCCGGAGTGA
- a CDS encoding DMT family transporter — MDTRKSLDSTAIGLMLILCLIWALQQIVLKHTVNDIAPMFQIALRSGMAALLLAGFMRWRGERMCFSDGTAGPGALAGALFALEYFLVGEGLNHTSAAHMVVFLYTAPIFAALGLHMKLPSERLAPLQWVGISLAFGGLAIAFFGRQQGAVPAASNVLWGDFLGLVAGAAWGATTVVIRSSSLSRAPASQTLMYQLLGAFVVLTGLALITGQAHLKPTPTVWASLAFHTVIVSFLSFLVWFWLLRQYMASRLGVFSFLTPLFGILLGAWLLGEHIEPSFLMGSFPVLLGIVLVSGHGWIAPAVARLTGKQRPVV, encoded by the coding sequence ATGGACACCCGCAAATCCCTTGACTCCACCGCCATCGGCCTGATGCTGATTCTGTGCCTGATCTGGGCCCTGCAGCAGATCGTGTTGAAGCACACGGTCAACGACATCGCGCCCATGTTCCAGATCGCTTTGCGCTCGGGCATGGCGGCGCTGCTGTTGGCTGGCTTCATGCGCTGGCGCGGCGAGCGCATGTGCTTCTCCGATGGCACGGCGGGCCCTGGCGCCTTGGCCGGTGCCCTGTTTGCGTTGGAGTACTTTCTGGTGGGCGAGGGCTTGAACCACACCAGCGCCGCCCACATGGTGGTGTTTCTCTACACGGCGCCCATCTTTGCTGCGCTCGGCCTTCACATGAAGCTGCCTTCCGAACGCCTCGCGCCCCTGCAATGGGTCGGTATCTCGCTGGCTTTTGGGGGCCTGGCGATCGCCTTCTTCGGCCGCCAGCAGGGCGCTGTTCCGGCCGCAAGCAACGTGTTGTGGGGTGACTTTCTGGGGCTGGTGGCTGGCGCGGCCTGGGGTGCGACCACGGTGGTGATTCGCAGCAGCAGCCTGTCGCGCGCACCCGCTTCCCAAACGCTGATGTACCAGTTGCTGGGGGCTTTTGTCGTCCTGACGGGACTCGCCCTGATCACTGGGCAGGCCCACCTCAAACCGACGCCCACGGTCTGGGCCAGCTTGGCGTTCCACACCGTGATCGTGTCGTTTCTGAGCTTCCTCGTCTGGTTCTGGCTGCTGCGCCAGTACATGGCCTCGCGTCTGGGGGTGTTCTCGTTCCTCACGCCCCTCTTTGGCATCTTGCTGGGGGCCTGGTTGCTCGGCGAACACATCGAGCCCAGTTTTCTGATGGGCTCGTTCCCGGTATTGCTGGGTATCGTGCTGGTGAGTGGCCATGGCTGGATCGCACCGGCCGTGGCCCGCTTGACGGGCAAGCAACGTCCTGTGGTGTGA
- a CDS encoding heme-binding protein, whose translation MRMRHFLMAAGLSIALPAMAQTASGTFQIKVLTPETALMAAQAAMAACRAQGYQVAVAVVDRSGLAQVFLRDRYAGAHTFDVAINKAWTAASFRTPTLELANESQPGKPMSGIRSTPRMLAVGGGLVIEGAGSVFGGIGVSGAPGGEADEACARAGLDAIADRIEF comes from the coding sequence ATGCGCATGCGCCACTTCCTCATGGCTGCCGGACTGTCGATCGCCTTGCCCGCGATGGCCCAGACTGCATCCGGCACTTTTCAGATCAAGGTCCTGACGCCCGAAACCGCGCTGATGGCCGCGCAGGCCGCCATGGCCGCGTGCCGGGCGCAGGGATACCAAGTGGCGGTGGCGGTGGTGGACCGGTCCGGGCTGGCCCAGGTGTTCCTGCGGGACCGGTACGCCGGAGCGCACACCTTTGATGTGGCCATCAACAAAGCCTGGACGGCGGCGAGCTTTCGAACCCCCACGCTGGAGCTGGCGAACGAATCGCAGCCCGGCAAACCCATGAGCGGCATCCGCAGCACCCCGCGCATGCTGGCGGTCGGCGGGGGCTTGGTGATCGAAGGTGCCGGTTCGGTTTTCGGGGGCATTGGCGTGTCGGGCGCGCCAGGCGGCGAGGCCGATGAGGCCTGCGCCCGCGCAGGGCTCGATGCGATTGCCGACAGAATCGAATTCTGA